The Vicinamibacterales bacterium genome contains the following window.
CGCCCGCGCCTCAGCGGCGGCGCCTACCAGTCGATCCTGCGCCGGGTGGACGAGTTCCTCGACGAACCGATCAGCGACGCGCTGAAGGAGCGCCTGCGCCGCGGCCGCAAGATCCTGAAGCTGGACGACGCGGTGAGCGCGGCGGTCGAGAAGCTGAAAGCGAAAGGACTGACCAGCCCGTATCTGAAACCGTTCGTCGTCGCGCGGGTGAACTACACCCGCTTCTCGAAGGCGACGTCGTTCGACTTCGACGAAGCGCTCGACCGGATCATCGCCTCGGCGCAGAAGTTCAACACCGACCGGGTGAGCCAGCAGGACGTGGCGAAGGTGGGCGGCGGACCGGCCGACGAGGAGTAGAACCGGCCGCTACATCAACTTCCCGATCGGTCCGAGATCGAGATTCAACTCGTCCGGCGGAATGTCGAACTGCTTCGCCAGGTCGAGGATCGTGTCCTGCAGCCGCATCAGCGCGAGTCCGACTGCCTCGGTCTCGTCGCCGGTAAGCGTGCCCGCCTCCATGCGGCGGATTGCCTGGCGCTCCAGCAGCTGGCGGATCAACTCGACCAGGGTCAGTACCAGCTTCAACACCGACTTGCGCACGTCGTCAGGGTTCGCGTTCCATCGCGGCGGCGCGGCAGCCACGCCCTGGATCTGCTTCCTGATCGCTTCGATCTCGCGCGCCGCCGCGGGTTCGGCGCCCTTCCCCGCCGCGGGGCGCTTCGCCCGTCCGGCACCTCCTGCCCGTGTGACCCGCCTTGCGCCGCGCGTCATAGCAGTGCCGCCGCGAAGGCGAAGGGCGGCCACGGCCCCGTCACCGTCAATCGCGCATCCGCGTCGCTGAGCGCCGCGCCGAGCGCCGCGTAGCGTTTGACGGCGTCGCGCCGCACGAGGTGGTAAAGGGACTCGGGCGTCGTCGCGGTGGCCGGCTGATAGCGCTCCGCCGCGACGAGCGGCGCCAGCTTGCGGCGCAGCGGCCGCCACGCCGGCGGCGGCGCCGCCCTGGCGGCTCTCGCGGCGCGGCGCAGGTACTCCGCGCCGGACGGCTCCCCTTCTCTGAGTGAACGGGCCGCGCGCGGAGGCGAGGATTTCGCGTGCGGGGCGGTCCGGCGCCGCCACGTGAACTGCACTTTCCCGCGGACCGCTGCGAGCGCGTCCGCGATCTCGGCGCCGCGATCCTCGAGCACCTCGTCGATTGCCGCATCGTCCAGCAGCGTGCCGAAGCGGACCGGCAGGATGGCGGGAACGCGCTCGGCAAGCTGCGCGACGACGTCCTGGTGGCGCTGCAGTGGCGCGAATTCCGCGGGAGGCACATCCGCCCGTCGCTCGACCACGGCGAATCCGCCGGGGATCGGGCGCAATCCGAGCGCGCCCGACAACCCCTTGCCTTTCGCGCCGCGCGGCGGCGCATCGACCAGCGCGAACACGTACCACGCCATCAGGGATGTCTGCGCCGCACCGGCAGGATGCGATCCGCCGCACAGAGCAGCGCCGAGAGGCGGACGTAGACGAGGTCGACGTTCGCCAGGGCGAGGATGAGATCGGCGTTGAGAACGACCCCCTTGCCGAGCAGGTTGTCGATCAGATCGAGCAGCGTCGACTCCTCGTCCCCCTCGACGATGCGCGCGGCGCGGCGGCTGGCGGGACTCGCGGACTTCGGCGCTCTGACGGAGAGCTTCGCCGGGGCGACCCGCGCGGCGGGCCTGGGCGAGTCGGGACGCGGCGGCGGCGGTTCCGCCGGCACCGTCGAGAGACGCGGGCTGGCGACGGCGGTGGACGCCTTGCGCGCCGGCTTGAGAGGAGCGGCCCTGCCGGCCCGTGCCCGTTTCACGCGGGATCACCGACGAAGTTGTAGGCGGGCCACGGCCCGGTGAGCGCGAGATCGGCCGCGGCACGGTCGCAGGCAGACGCCTGGCGGCGTGCTTCGGCTTTGAACCTGGCGCGTGCTGAGAGCGGCACGAGGAACGCGGCCTCGAGCACCGGCGGGTTGGTCCCAGGCTCGGGCCGGCGATCGCGGGCCGTCGCCTCGCGCGCGTGTCTGGCGAGAGCGTGGAACGCCGCTTCCGCGGCCGCGCTCGCCGCCGTTCTCGCGCTGGCGGCCGCATCGCGGGCCGCCTTGCGCGATGCGAGGAACGCCGCACCCGTCATCGGCGCCGGGCGCGGACTCTCCTCCGCGGACGGCGCGACGGGGCGCCGCGTCACGCGGATGCCCCACTCCTCGGCGCCGGCGATCCGCTTCATCACCCGCTCGATGGAGGCGCGCCGGGCCGCCACGTCCGCAATTGCCTTGTCGACGGACGAGAACAGCGTGAACAGCTTCGCCGGAATGACCGCGGAGCCCTTCGGGCGCGAGAAGAACTCGACTACGGCTTCGTGTCCGACCGCGGCGGTCGCGACCCAGTCCAGATCCTGAAGCCGAGGCTCGAGCCTGCCCGGACCGTACTGCGCCAGCGGTACGTCGGCGGCGATCAGCCAAAGCCCCTTGCCGGCCTCGTGCGCCTCCGGCCGCGAGGCGCCGCCGAGCCCGTGCGGCGCGCGCGCGGCCGCCGGGCGCCGCGCGCTCTTGACCACGCAGTAGAGATAGGTCGCGGAGTCCTTGGCCATCAGGTGAGCCGCCACGCGGTCCGCCACGCCGACAGCGCGGCGGCGCCGTGCGGCGGCGGGATCTCGGCCGGCGTCTCGATGATAGCGTAACCATCGGCGGCGACCGCGGCGCGCAGCCGGGCGATGGCCCGCCTCTGTTCGGCGAGGGCGGCGCGGCACAGGCCGCACTCGCCCCGGCCGACCGCGTTGACGACGACCCCGCCCACATGAACCCCGATCGGGCGGAGCGCCGCGATCAGCTCCATGGATTCGGCAATCGGGACGGCAGCGGCGCGCGTCACCACGATGAACCGCGACTGAGCGGGATCCGCAAGAACGCTCTGCAGGCCGCGCAGCCGTTTCGAGAGCTGCACCAGCAGCGATGCAAGCGTGCCGGCGCCGACGATTTCGCGGTACTTGAGCAGAATCGCCATGAGCGCGAGCGCCCAGTCGCGAAGTACCGCCGGCGTGTGCAGCAGCCGCAGCGCGTGGCCGGTCGGCGCCGTGTCGGCAATGACGACGTCGTAGCGGCTCTGCGGTCCGATCGCCGACTCCGCCACCTCCGCGACCGCCATCACCTCGTCGATGCCCGGCGGCGCGAGATCGATGAGGTCGCGGAACGCGGCCCGGTCGCCCGACGCGGTGCGCGCGATCCGCGCGAACGCTTCGTCGACCGCGGCGATGTATCTGTCTCGGAAACGCGCCATCTCCGCGGCGGCGTCGATCTCGCGCACCAGCAGGGCCGGCGGACCGCCGGGAACGGGACGCGGCACGTTGTCGAAGCGCGCGCCGAAGACGTCGCCGAGCGAGTGGGCCGGATCGGTCGACAGCAGCAGCACCCGCGCGGTCCGCGCGAGATCGAGCGCGGCCGCTGCAGCGCACGTCGATTTGCCCACGCCCCCTTTGCCGCCGAACAGGATCAGCTTCCGGTTCACGCCGGAAGCCGCCTGCTGGCGCGGCTGGCGAGACCGGCTGGCTCGGGAGTTCAGACGGTGTCCGGCTTCAGCGGGACCATCGAGGGGCGCCATCCTCACCCGGCGCTCCAGGCGACGCGGGGTCGCGGCGGCGCGCCACGGCGCGAGGTCCTTGAACGCCGCCCGCAGCGCCGCAACGCCGCGCGGCTCGTGGCGGCGCTCGGGAAAGGCCAGGAGCTCGCGTCCGCCGAACCGTCGCGCTGCCGGCGCGAGTGCCCGCGACTCGAAGGCTTGCCGGGCGGTGCACCAGGTGCACGGCCCCTCCGGCTCGGGCGTCATCCGGTTGACGATCACGCGCGACACCGTGATGCCGCTCCGCTCCAGCGCGGCCAACGCGTCGGCGGTCTCTTCCAGCGCCATCGGCTCCGGCAGGGTGATCCAGGTCAGCCGGGTGCGCTGCCTGTCGCGCAGCAGACGCGACAGCGCCGTGCCTTCCGCGTCGAGCTCCTGGATCATCGCGTCTGCGGCGTCGGCGCGGTAGCCGCCGCGCAGGGCGCTGACGACCGCGCGGTGATGGGCCTGGAGCGAATCGAGCAGGATCGCGACGCGCCCGAGCAGCGCCGGCGCCGCGAGCAGCCGCAGGGTATGGCCGGTCGGCGCGGTATCGACGACGACCGTGTCGAACGCTCCGCCGTGCTCCTCCGCCCCCGCGAGCCGCACGACCTCCATCAGGCCGATCACTTCGTCGATCCCGGGCAGCGACAGCTTCAGCAGCCGGGACACGTCCTCATCGTCCAGATACGTGCCGCGAACCGCGATCGCCGCCAGCAGCCCGCGGCGGCGCGCCAGCCAGCGATCGAACGCACGGCGCGCATCCACGTTCGCCGCATACAACTGCCGCGCGCCCGGTACGGCCGACGGTTCGGCGGCGACGGAGGCGTTCAGGACGTCGGACAGCGAGGAGGCAGGATCGGTGGTGACGAGAAGCGTGGGGCCCCGCGACGCGGCGTCGATCGCAGCCATGGCGGCGTGCGTGGTCTTGCCGACCCCACCCTTGCCGCCGACGAACTCGAACGACCGTACTGCCGTCCGTGTTGCGTCGTCCGTCTTGGTCAGTGTTCGTCGCCTTCGAACGTGGCTTCGATCCCGGTGACCTTCATGTCCTTCGGCGAAATCGCGGCCGGCTCGCCGCCGCGCCGGCGCTCCTTGATCTCGCGGATGCGGGCCAGGATCTCGGTCTCGAGCTCGTCGAACTCGTCCTGCGACAGCTCGCCGAGCTCGAGCCGCATCTGGGCGTCCAGCAGCCGCTCGCGCAGCACGCCGTCGTCGTTCAGCTCGCTCTCGACCGCCGCCGCCAGCTTGTCGAGGACGAACCGCACGCCCGAGATGATCAGGGAGTCGATGATCAGCACTAATGCGCGCGTTCGAGCTTCAGCCGGATGTTGACGAAGTTGTACGGCGGCCAGGGTCCGGTGTACTTGAAGGTCAGCTTCTCGTATTGCTGGCCGATTTCCTTGACCCGCGAGTCGAACGCCTGCTCCATCTCCCGCGAGACGAGGAACGCGGCGTTCATGATCATGCGGTCGCCGATCGGCTTGTTCGATCGCGAGGCGACCGAGACGTCGCGCAGCGAGTTGAAGATCTCGGCGACGTAGCGCTCGGTGCGCGACTGCAGCGCCGCGTCGATCAGCCGCCCGTACTGCATGCGGGCGAAATAGGTCGAGCCCTTCTGCGAGGAGATCTCGCTCTTCAGCCGGCGGATGTCCTCGTCCTCGTCCTCGATCTCGCGGATGATCTGGTCGCGATCCCAGAGCACTTTGAGGCCGAACTCGAACTTCTCCTGCATCTTGTTCAGCACGTCGCTGAACGCGTCGTAGGCGGAGCGCAGCAGCTCCATGATGTCGTCCTCCGTCTTGAAGACGGTGCCGAACGACATCGGGATGACGGTGTGCTTCTGCATGACCGTCTCGTTGACCCGCTGGTGCGCCAGCACGTTCTCGCGGGTCGGATCCTGGACGACGATCGGCGTGCTCGAGACGACGGCGCAGATGTCGCGATAGTGAATGGTGTGAACTTCGGCGGGCTCGGGGCCGAGGCCGAGCGGACCGAAGCTGAGCGGCGTCTCCGAGCGGATGACGCAGTAGA
Protein-coding sequences here:
- a CDS encoding ArsA family ATPase — protein: MTKTDDATRTAVRSFEFVGGKGGVGKTTHAAMAAIDAASRGPTLLVTTDPASSLSDVLNASVAAEPSAVPGARQLYAANVDARRAFDRWLARRRGLLAAIAVRGTYLDDEDVSRLLKLSLPGIDEVIGLMEVVRLAGAEEHGGAFDTVVVDTAPTGHTLRLLAAPALLGRVAILLDSLQAHHRAVVSALRGGYRADAADAMIQELDAEGTALSRLLRDRQRTRLTWITLPEPMALEETADALAALERSGITVSRVIVNRMTPEPEGPCTWCTARQAFESRALAPAARRFGGRELLAFPERRHEPRGVAALRAAFKDLAPWRAAATPRRLERRVRMAPLDGPAEAGHRLNSRASRSRQPRQQAASGVNRKLILFGGKGGVGKSTCAAAAALDLARTARVLLLSTDPAHSLGDVFGARFDNVPRPVPGGPPALLVREIDAAAEMARFRDRYIAAVDEAFARIARTASGDRAAFRDLIDLAPPGIDEVMAVAEVAESAIGPQSRYDVVIADTAPTGHALRLLHTPAVLRDWALALMAILLKYREIVGAGTLASLLVQLSKRLRGLQSVLADPAQSRFIVVTRAAAVPIAESMELIAALRPIGVHVGGVVVNAVGRGECGLCRAALAEQRRAIARLRAAVAADGYAIIETPAEIPPPHGAAALSAWRTAWRLT
- a CDS encoding gas vesicle protein; the encoded protein is MKRARAGRAAPLKPARKASTAVASPRLSTVPAEPPPPRPDSPRPAARVAPAKLSVRAPKSASPASRRAARIVEGDEESTLLDLIDNLLGKGVVLNADLILALANVDLVYVRLSALLCAADRILPVRRRHP
- a CDS encoding GvpL/GvpF family gas vesicle protein, coding for MAKDSATYLYCVVKSARRPAAARAPHGLGGASRPEAHEAGKGLWLIAADVPLAQYGPGRLEPRLQDLDWVATAAVGHEAVVEFFSRPKGSAVIPAKLFTLFSSVDKAIADVAARRASIERVMKRIAGAEEWGIRVTRRPVAPSAEESPRPAPMTGAAFLASRKAARDAAASARTAASAAAEAAFHALARHAREATARDRRPEPGTNPPVLEAAFLVPLSARARFKAEARRQASACDRAAADLALTGPWPAYNFVGDPA
- a CDS encoding gas vesicle protein GvpG, whose translation is MLIIDSLIISGVRFVLDKLAAAVESELNDDGVLRERLLDAQMRLELGELSQDEFDELETEILARIREIKERRRGGEPAAISPKDMKVTGIEATFEGDEH
- a CDS encoding gas vesicle protein K, with product MTRGARRVTRAGGAGRAKRPAAGKGAEPAAAREIEAIRKQIQGVAAAPPRWNANPDDVRKSVLKLVLTLVELIRQLLERQAIRRMEAGTLTGDETEAVGLALMRLQDTILDLAKQFDIPPDELNLDLGPIGKLM
- a CDS encoding GvpL/GvpF family gas vesicle protein — translated: MAKTAAKKPARKAAAKGARKGTPPAKAAAGRKAETAAARQQAARGKLERVRVPSPKREDGSEGKYVYCVIRSETPLSFGPLGLGPEPAEVHTIHYRDICAVVSSTPIVVQDPTRENVLAHQRVNETVMQKHTVIPMSFGTVFKTEDDIMELLRSAYDAFSDVLNKMQEKFEFGLKVLWDRDQIIREIEDEDEDIRRLKSEISSQKGSTYFARMQYGRLIDAALQSRTERYVAEIFNSLRDVSVASRSNKPIGDRMIMNAAFLVSREMEQAFDSRVKEIGQQYEKLTFKYTGPWPPYNFVNIRLKLERAH
- a CDS encoding GvpL/GvpF family gas vesicle protein — protein: MAWYVFALVDAPPRGAKGKGLSGALGLRPIPGGFAVVERRADVPPAEFAPLQRHQDVVAQLAERVPAILPVRFGTLLDDAAIDEVLEDRGAEIADALAAVRGKVQFTWRRRTAPHAKSSPPRAARSLREGEPSGAEYLRRAARAARAAPPPAWRPLRRKLAPLVAAERYQPATATTPESLYHLVRRDAVKRYAALGAALSDADARLTVTGPWPPFAFAAALL